A genomic segment from Desulfonatronum lacustre DSM 10312 encodes:
- the gltA gene encoding NADPH-dependent glutamate synthase produces the protein MHAEHDIESPRDSIDPKRAKRPKIPRQPMPEQDPRRRRFNFEEVPRGYSKETARLEASRCLQCKKAGCIKGCPVNINIPAFIDLIAKGRFAEAADKLKEQNALPAVCGRVCPQESQCEAGCILGKKGDPVAIGRLERFAADYARNHGHEPPVCAATSTGKRVAVVGAGPAGITVAGDLIRWGHEVVLFEALHLAGGVLMYGIPQFRLPKEIVQYEINTLKKSGVEIRTDMAIGMTQTVDQLLESGFDAVFVGTGAGLPMFLNIPGENAIGVFSANEFLTRINLMKAYDFPKYATAPIRPKRAVTVGGGNVAMDSARTALRLGAESVIVYRRSLEEMPARAEEVHHAQEEGVEFHLLTAPKRILTDARNRVTGLECLRMELGEPDATGRRRPMPVEDSEFVVAADTIIVAVGNQPNPLVPRTSSGIEVGRRGTIVADPETMATSKPGVFAGGDIVSGAATVISAMGQGKQAARAMHSYLTGEEPPCV, from the coding sequence ATGCACGCTGAACACGATATTGAGTCCCCCAGGGACAGCATTGATCCGAAGCGGGCCAAGCGCCCCAAAATTCCCCGCCAACCCATGCCCGAGCAGGACCCGCGACGGCGGCGGTTCAATTTCGAGGAGGTGCCTCGGGGCTATTCCAAGGAGACCGCCAGGCTGGAGGCGTCCCGGTGCTTGCAGTGCAAGAAGGCAGGCTGCATCAAAGGCTGCCCGGTGAACATCAACATTCCGGCCTTCATTGATCTGATCGCCAAGGGGCGTTTTGCCGAAGCCGCGGACAAGCTCAAGGAGCAAAACGCCCTGCCCGCGGTCTGCGGTCGGGTCTGCCCTCAGGAGAGCCAGTGCGAGGCCGGCTGCATCCTGGGCAAGAAAGGCGATCCCGTGGCCATCGGCCGGCTGGAACGCTTTGCCGCGGACTACGCCCGGAATCACGGCCATGAGCCGCCGGTCTGCGCCGCGACGTCCACCGGCAAGCGGGTGGCCGTGGTCGGGGCCGGTCCGGCGGGGATCACCGTGGCCGGAGACTTGATCCGCTGGGGGCACGAGGTGGTGCTGTTCGAGGCCCTGCATCTGGCCGGCGGGGTGTTGATGTACGGCATTCCTCAATTCCGCCTGCCCAAGGAAATCGTCCAGTACGAGATCAACACCCTGAAGAAGAGCGGCGTGGAAATCCGCACGGACATGGCCATCGGCATGACCCAGACCGTTGACCAGCTTCTGGAAAGCGGGTTCGACGCCGTGTTCGTGGGCACGGGGGCCGGGCTGCCCATGTTTCTGAACATTCCCGGCGAGAACGCCATCGGCGTGTTCTCGGCCAACGAATTTCTGACCCGGATCAACCTGATGAAGGCCTATGATTTCCCCAAGTACGCCACGGCCCCGATCCGACCCAAGCGGGCCGTCACCGTGGGCGGGGGCAACGTGGCCATGGATTCGGCCCGCACGGCCCTGCGTCTGGGCGCGGAATCGGTGATCGTCTATCGTCGCAGTCTTGAGGAAATGCCGGCCCGGGCCGAAGAGGTGCATCACGCCCAGGAGGAAGGCGTGGAGTTCCACTTGCTCACCGCGCCCAAACGGATCCTCACGGACGCTCGCAATCGGGTCACGGGCCTGGAATGCCTGCGCATGGAGCTGGGCGAGCCCGACGCCACCGGACGCCGCCGTCCCATGCCTGTGGAGGACAGCGAGTTCGTGGTGGCCGCGGACACGATCATCGTGGCCGTGGGCAACCAGCCCAACCCCCTGGTCCCCAGAACATCCTCGGGCATCGAGGTGGGCAGGCGCGGGACCATCGTGGCGGACCCGGAAACCATGGCCACCTCCAAGCCGGGCGTCTTCGCCGGCGGGGACATCGTCTCCGGCGCGGCCACAGTGATCAGCGCCATGGGGCAGGGCAAACAGGCGGCCCGGGCCATGCACAGTTACTTGACCGGTGAAGAGCCGCCCTGCGTATAA
- a CDS encoding ferritin-like domain-containing protein, producing the protein MTDIQTNAGNSADSASCHSVRMAGNRRQLLRAGIGAAGLILAAPALRWSRGEAAAQDRGTASGLSQAEELMVMALQHEHGAVIQYANHAGLLSHWVNPIFSKTFQEIIADEVDHAVTLVNALIARGVTPTLAVWPPRTGNGPRQLVLLDIAAEQSAVELYSEILEHDLDPALRTAVAAIRDAEILHRNIFNDLLEKV; encoded by the coding sequence ATGACCGATATCCAAACCAATGCCGGAAACAGTGCTGATTCCGCATCCTGCCACTCAGTGCGCATGGCTGGCAACCGTAGGCAGCTGCTCCGGGCCGGAATCGGCGCGGCGGGGTTGATTTTGGCCGCCCCGGCTCTGCGTTGGTCCCGGGGCGAGGCAGCGGCCCAGGATCGCGGCACGGCTTCCGGGCTGAGCCAGGCCGAGGAATTGATGGTCATGGCCTTGCAGCACGAACACGGCGCCGTGATCCAGTACGCCAACCACGCCGGGCTGCTGTCCCATTGGGTCAATCCCATATTTTCCAAAACTTTTCAGGAGATCATCGCCGACGAGGTCGATCACGCCGTAACCTTGGTCAACGCCCTGATCGCCAGGGGCGTCACGCCCACCCTGGCGGTCTGGCCGCCCCGAACCGGAAATGGGCCTCGCCAGTTGGTGCTGCTGGACATCGCCGCGGAGCAGAGCGCCGTGGAATTGTATTCGGAGATTTTGGAGCACGATCTGGACCCGGCGTTGCGCACGGCGGTAGCGGCTATCCGGGACGCGGAAATCCTGCATCGCAATATTTTCAACGACCTTCTGGAGAAGGTTTGA
- a CDS encoding type II toxin-antitoxin system HicB family antitoxin — protein MLMEYYQEALNHAQYEIIEDDLPYYGEIPQLPGVWASGNSLEECRRNLASALDDWLLISIAKGLPIPVLSGCSLSYPERVTA, from the coding sequence ATGCTGATGGAATATTATCAGGAAGCCCTCAATCACGCCCAATATGAGATCATTGAGGATGACCTGCCCTACTACGGAGAAATCCCCCAACTCCCAGGCGTCTGGGCGTCGGGGAACAGCCTCGAGGAATGTCGTCGCAACCTGGCTTCCGCCCTGGATGATTGGCTCTTGATCAGTATAGCCAAAGGATTGCCCATTCCGGTGCTCAGTGGATGCTCGCTATCGTACCCGGAACGAGTGACCGCCTGA
- a CDS encoding DUF1566 domain-containing protein: MILQTGQLHCYDERGKALDCGQTLQDGRFRHGLAWPEPRFEADDQVVLDQLTGLVWPRDANLGEFPMTWAEAMDFVVEMNREQALGFADWRLPNRRELRSLVSYQAKRPALPQEHPFRDVVLGWYWTSTSAAVNPAYAWYVHMEGARMFYGRKDQYYLTWPVRAGNPACFFRTGQSRCHDQYGRETDCAGSLQDGAIRFGTAWPTPRFSAHEETVRDELTGLYWLPRADLIGRPVAWVEALEAVERLRKQRFGGRDDWRLPNINELESLVDCSTHDPALPGDHPFTHAGEGYWSSTTSFFETDWAWVLYLRKGALGVGFKTNPDFLVWPVAGAPEMPEQ, translated from the coding sequence ATGATTCTTCAAACGGGCCAACTTCATTGCTATGATGAACGAGGCAAGGCGTTGGATTGCGGTCAAACCTTGCAAGATGGCCGGTTCCGGCATGGGCTGGCCTGGCCGGAACCGCGGTTTGAGGCGGACGACCAAGTGGTCCTGGATCAACTGACCGGGCTGGTCTGGCCCCGCGACGCCAATCTCGGCGAGTTCCCGATGACCTGGGCCGAGGCCATGGATTTCGTGGTGGAAATGAACCGCGAACAGGCCCTGGGCTTCGCCGACTGGCGACTGCCCAACCGCCGCGAGCTGCGCAGCCTGGTAAGCTACCAGGCCAAGCGTCCGGCCCTGCCCCAAGAACATCCCTTTCGCGACGTCGTACTCGGCTGGTACTGGACCTCCACCTCCGCGGCCGTCAATCCGGCCTACGCCTGGTACGTGCACATGGAGGGCGCTCGGATGTTCTACGGCCGCAAAGACCAATATTACCTCACCTGGCCGGTGCGGGCAGGGAATCCCGCCTGTTTTTTCCGCACCGGGCAGAGCCGCTGCCATGACCAATACGGACGGGAGACGGACTGCGCGGGTTCCCTGCAGGACGGGGCGATCCGGTTCGGCACGGCTTGGCCGACGCCGCGCTTCTCGGCCCACGAGGAAACGGTTCGGGATGAACTGACCGGACTATATTGGCTCCCGCGAGCCGACCTGATCGGACGCCCCGTTGCCTGGGTCGAGGCCTTGGAAGCCGTGGAGCGTCTTCGGAAACAACGATTCGGCGGGCGGGACGACTGGCGATTGCCCAACATCAACGAGTTGGAGTCCCTGGTGGACTGCTCCACGCATGACCCGGCCCTGCCCGGCGATCACCCCTTCACTCATGCCGGAGAAGGCTACTGGTCCTCCACGACCAGCTTTTTTGAAACGGACTGGGCCTGGGTGCTCTATCTGCGCAAGGGCGCTCTGGGCGTCGGGTTCAAGACCAACCCGGACTTTCTGGTCTGGCCCGTGGCCGGAGCACCCGAAATGCCAGAACAATGA
- the nuoE gene encoding NADH-quinone oxidoreductase subunit NuoE — MTTTEDMTTSLRTILEKYETSRDNLIPLLQDIQEHLNYLAPEAVAMVAEHLDLSENDVYGVATFYAQFRFHPPGRHRIKICQGTACHVRGGGMVLDAISRKIGIVPGETTPDGNISLERVACFGSCALPPVMVVDDTVYGRMTPRKSEKLIEDLK; from the coding sequence ATGACGACGACCGAGGACATGACCACCTCTTTGCGAACCATTCTGGAAAAATACGAAACGAGCCGGGACAACCTGATTCCCCTGCTCCAAGATATTCAGGAACATCTGAACTATCTGGCTCCGGAGGCCGTCGCCATGGTGGCCGAACACCTCGACCTTTCCGAAAACGACGTCTACGGCGTGGCCACGTTCTACGCCCAATTCCGGTTCCATCCGCCGGGACGCCACCGGATCAAGATCTGCCAAGGCACGGCCTGCCACGTGCGCGGCGGCGGCATGGTCCTGGACGCGATATCCCGGAAGATCGGCATCGTCCCCGGTGAAACCACTCCGGACGGGAACATCAGCCTGGAGCGAGTGGCCTGTTTCGGTTCCTGCGCCCTTCCGCCGGTAATGGTGGTTGACGATACGGTCTATGGTCGGATGACCCCCCGGAAATCGGAAAAATTGATTGAGGACCTGAAATGA
- a CDS encoding sensor histidine kinase: MNVADMIPRFSDFSLRTRLALRIALIAAVMTAVGVGIGFWTGTAYLARSHEASIRSHMRLASVALAPSLLSMDYLGLQRQLDMVMEYEGIIGARILDQNGHALLERGTMNGAVLSEPIAVEGAVTGRIDVAFSSQPIRTGMLYVLGVGVLLFIGFVPLFIYLVWRISGHYLLDLSRLTERVETEFRDVSPEYPGERRSDEIGVLASALHRRDQALAANIQALEKYQSHLEDLVQERTAALRRSEMLGRTILSGIPEAIALVEVSTQSVLDVNEAFEVFYERSRADLIGADIREVLLHAGRWSGNGHECPIGAFRDTGGSQPVQVKFSGVSGRAMFLEVAAWPVVNENEEVHQLVFMQRDVTEQNRVANLRKDVERIVHHDLRTPLVGILGVAQLMMDENDPELVRTYSEHIIESGRRMLEMLTNSMDLFNMEEGRYVLRPERFNLTAMIRMLDEETRPLREQRGVKTAFLLGDDPLDWHVSLEMVAEKRHVHSMLLNLLNNAVEAAPRGTSVALRVQRADAAWTLETHNMGVVPEEIREHFFDRYVTAGKPRGTGLGTYSAMLIARIHGGRITFSTNEEQGTRVTVELPLIPPSACSA, from the coding sequence TTGAACGTCGCCGATATGATCCCTCGGTTTTCCGATTTTTCCCTGCGTACGCGCCTTGCGCTCCGGATCGCCCTGATCGCGGCCGTGATGACCGCCGTCGGCGTGGGGATCGGTTTCTGGACCGGAACCGCCTATCTGGCCCGCAGCCATGAAGCGAGCATCCGCTCCCACATGCGCCTGGCCTCGGTTGCCCTGGCACCCTCCCTGCTGTCCATGGACTATCTTGGGCTCCAGCGTCAGCTGGACATGGTAATGGAGTACGAGGGCATCATCGGAGCGCGGATTCTGGACCAAAACGGCCATGCCCTCCTGGAGCGCGGTACGATGAACGGCGCGGTGCTCAGTGAGCCCATCGCCGTGGAGGGGGCCGTGACCGGCAGGATCGACGTGGCCTTTTCCAGCCAGCCGATCCGAACCGGCATGTTGTACGTTTTGGGCGTCGGGGTGCTGCTGTTCATCGGCTTTGTTCCGCTTTTCATTTATCTCGTCTGGCGGATCAGCGGCCATTACCTGCTGGACCTTTCCCGGTTGACGGAGCGGGTGGAGACGGAATTCCGGGACGTTTCGCCGGAGTATCCCGGTGAGCGGCGGTCCGATGAGATCGGCGTCCTGGCTTCCGCCCTGCACCGTCGCGATCAAGCCTTGGCGGCGAACATTCAGGCCTTGGAGAAATATCAATCCCATTTGGAAGACCTAGTCCAGGAGCGGACCGCCGCGTTGCGGCGGTCCGAAATGCTCGGCCGGACCATCCTGAGCGGCATTCCCGAAGCCATCGCCCTGGTGGAAGTATCGACCCAATCCGTTCTGGACGTGAACGAGGCCTTTGAGGTGTTTTACGAAAGGAGCCGGGCCGATCTGATCGGGGCCGACATCCGGGAAGTCCTTCTCCATGCCGGAAGGTGGAGCGGAAACGGACACGAATGCCCCATCGGAGCCTTCCGGGATACCGGAGGCTCGCAACCGGTTCAGGTGAAGTTCAGCGGGGTTTCGGGCCGGGCGATGTTCCTGGAGGTCGCGGCCTGGCCCGTGGTCAACGAAAACGAAGAAGTTCATCAGTTGGTCTTCATGCAGCGGGACGTTACGGAGCAGAACCGGGTGGCCAACCTGCGCAAAGATGTCGAGCGGATCGTGCACCATGACCTCAGGACGCCCTTGGTCGGGATCCTCGGCGTAGCGCAATTGATGATGGATGAGAACGATCCGGAGTTGGTCCGCACGTACTCGGAGCACATTATCGAGTCCGGTCGGCGGATGCTGGAAATGCTGACCAACTCCATGGATTTGTTTAACATGGAAGAGGGACGGTACGTGTTGCGGCCTGAACGGTTCAACCTGACGGCCATGATCCGGATGCTCGATGAAGAAACCCGTCCGTTGCGCGAACAACGCGGTGTCAAGACGGCTTTCTTGCTGGGGGACGATCCGTTGGATTGGCACGTGTCCCTGGAAATGGTCGCCGAAAAACGTCATGTCCATTCCATGTTGCTCAATTTGCTGAATAACGCCGTGGAGGCCGCCCCTCGGGGCACCTCGGTCGCCCTGCGTGTTCAGCGCGCGGATGCGGCCTGGACCCTGGAGACGCACAACATGGGCGTGGTTCCGGAGGAGATCCGGGAACATTTTTTCGACCGCTATGTCACCGCCGGCAAGCCGCGAGGCACCGGCCTGGGAACCTACAGCGCCATGCTCATCGCCCGAATCCACGGAGGACGCATCACGTTCAGCACCAACGAAGAACAGGGGACGCGAGTCACGGTGGAGCTTCCCCTGATTCCGCCGAGCGCCTGTTCAGCATGA
- a CDS encoding sulfide/dihydroorotate dehydrogenase-like FAD/NAD-binding protein, whose translation MINLTIDGKPVAVEPGATVLDAARLAGVAVPTICDHKDLSPYGACRMCIVEIEGVRGFPTSCTTPAAEGMQVRTSTPELITLRKRTLELMLSGHPNSCLVCPHREACETMRPKATKAGRSTRCGFCSNKEECDIRTMALEAGSRDLNLPTLYAAHNLERDDPFMDRDYNLCILCARCWRICEKIHGKPAISIINRGKDARVGTAFHKSHVHSGCTFCGSCIDICPTGTLTDRFARWYGKPDAKTPSACLLCPEGCSLVAQTHSGKLVAATMTAFQPEASLCALGRFGYAQIVNAPTRLLRPAIRENGDAFTVDWDTALDTAADGLKRHTGRVGVLISAATSREEQYLYARLAAGLDGRFAVVPALPAGRDASPPKWLAEWLADIQSGKISALVLGGDFLDREQADGLDFLVVVDSLPVRVQDKANVVLPAALLAESAGTLRTAAGEIKPLARVSRAPGQARPEWEIARDIGLRLALQGFQFTTLDQVTALIQDDAPPAPFPGNPRQDVFSLPATYRGHLLADIVPALTAFGLPTTHSPSLDDQPTEGFELLEIRELVPNMHLLRIHAPQVAAHAKPGQFVILMARETSERTPFTLADWDAKAGSITLIIEEVGRSSRELISLSQGARLAHVSGPLGQAFPIEHKGTVVLGGGCYGIGAILPLARALKEAGNRVISVIEGSSAYLLYWEDEVRAVSDELRIATKDGTRGTYGGVQEVFQNIREQERARNTSIDMIVAVGCTFMMRMVSELTKPWAVPTFVALNPIMVDGTGMCGACRVSIHDETKFACIDGPFFDAHGVDWDELACRRGAYAREEVEALPQTVDLNALMFPETTKQGCGCGR comes from the coding sequence GTGATCAACCTGACCATTGACGGCAAGCCCGTGGCCGTGGAGCCCGGAGCCACCGTGCTGGATGCGGCGCGGCTGGCAGGGGTGGCCGTTCCGACCATCTGCGACCACAAGGACTTGAGCCCTTACGGGGCCTGTCGGATGTGCATCGTGGAAATCGAGGGCGTGCGCGGCTTCCCGACGTCCTGCACCACGCCGGCGGCCGAGGGCATGCAGGTACGGACATCGACCCCGGAGTTGATAACCCTGCGCAAACGGACCCTTGAGCTGATGCTCTCCGGGCACCCCAACAGTTGCCTGGTCTGTCCGCACCGGGAGGCCTGCGAGACCATGCGTCCCAAGGCCACCAAGGCCGGGAGAAGCACGCGCTGCGGGTTTTGCAGCAACAAGGAGGAATGCGACATCCGGACCATGGCCCTGGAAGCCGGGAGCCGCGATCTGAACCTGCCCACGCTCTACGCCGCGCACAACCTGGAACGCGACGACCCGTTCATGGACCGGGACTACAACCTGTGCATCCTCTGCGCCCGGTGCTGGCGGATCTGCGAAAAGATCCACGGCAAGCCGGCCATCAGCATCATCAACCGGGGCAAGGACGCCCGGGTGGGCACGGCCTTTCACAAAAGCCACGTCCATTCCGGCTGCACCTTCTGCGGGTCCTGCATCGACATCTGTCCCACGGGAACCCTCACGGACCGCTTCGCCCGCTGGTACGGCAAACCGGACGCCAAGACGCCCTCCGCCTGCCTGCTCTGCCCCGAAGGCTGTTCCCTCGTCGCCCAGACCCATTCCGGAAAGCTGGTGGCCGCGACCATGACCGCGTTCCAGCCCGAGGCCAGCCTGTGCGCTTTGGGCCGGTTCGGCTACGCCCAGATCGTCAACGCCCCGACCCGCCTGCTCCGACCGGCCATCCGGGAAAACGGGGACGCCTTCACCGTGGACTGGGACACCGCCCTGGATACCGCGGCCGACGGCTTGAAACGTCATACCGGTCGAGTCGGCGTCCTGATCAGCGCGGCTACGTCACGGGAGGAACAATACCTCTACGCCCGGCTCGCCGCCGGACTCGACGGCCGCTTCGCCGTGGTCCCGGCCCTGCCCGCCGGACGGGACGCGTCTCCGCCGAAGTGGCTGGCGGAGTGGCTGGCGGACATCCAGAGCGGCAAGATTTCGGCCCTGGTCCTGGGAGGGGATTTCCTGGACCGAGAACAGGCGGACGGCCTGGATTTTCTGGTGGTCGTCGACAGCCTGCCCGTCCGGGTCCAGGACAAGGCCAACGTCGTGCTGCCCGCGGCCCTGCTCGCGGAAAGCGCCGGAACCCTGCGCACCGCGGCCGGAGAGATCAAGCCTTTGGCCCGTGTCAGCCGGGCTCCGGGCCAGGCCAGGCCGGAATGGGAGATCGCCCGGGACATCGGTCTCCGGCTGGCCCTCCAGGGATTCCAGTTCACCACGCTGGACCAGGTCACGGCGCTGATCCAGGACGACGCCCCGCCCGCGCCGTTTCCGGGCAATCCTCGCCAGGATGTCTTCTCTTTGCCGGCCACGTACCGCGGCCACCTCTTGGCGGACATTGTCCCGGCCCTGACCGCCTTCGGCCTGCCGACCACGCACAGTCCGTCGCTGGACGACCAACCCACCGAAGGCTTCGAGCTGCTGGAAATCCGTGAATTGGTCCCGAACATGCATCTGCTCCGGATCCACGCCCCCCAGGTGGCTGCCCACGCCAAGCCCGGCCAGTTCGTGATCCTGATGGCCAGGGAAACCTCGGAACGCACGCCCTTCACCCTGGCGGACTGGGACGCGAAGGCCGGGAGCATCACCCTGATCATCGAGGAAGTGGGCCGGTCCAGCCGGGAACTGATCTCGTTGTCCCAAGGCGCGCGGCTGGCCCATGTCAGCGGTCCGCTGGGCCAAGCCTTTCCCATCGAGCACAAAGGCACGGTGGTGCTGGGCGGCGGATGCTACGGCATCGGGGCCATCCTGCCCCTGGCCCGGGCCCTGAAAGAAGCCGGGAACCGGGTGATCAGCGTCATCGAAGGCTCCAGCGCCTATTTGCTCTACTGGGAGGACGAGGTGCGCGCCGTGAGCGACGAACTGCGCATCGCCACCAAGGACGGCACACGAGGGACCTACGGAGGCGTGCAGGAGGTCTTCCAGAATATTCGGGAGCAGGAAAGGGCGCGAAACACGTCCATCGACATGATCGTCGCCGTGGGGTGCACCTTCATGATGCGCATGGTCTCCGAGCTGACCAAGCCCTGGGCCGTGCCCACCTTCGTGGCCCTGAACCCGATCATGGTCGACGGCACGGGCATGTGCGGGGCCTGCCGGGTCTCCATCCACGACGAAACCAAGTTCGCCTGCATCGACGGCCCGTTCTTCGACGCCCACGGGGTGGACTGGGACGAACTGGCCTGCCGCCGCGGCGCCTACGCCCGGGAAGAGGTTGAAGCCCTGCCCCAGACCGTGGACCTGAACGCCCTGATGTTTCCGGAAACCACCAAACAAGGGTGCGGGTGCGGACGATAA
- a CDS encoding type II toxin-antitoxin system HicA family toxin, which produces MVRLAPISRREFIRRMLALGFDGPFAGGNHEFLIRDERRLILPNPHQGEISVALLTRLLRQAGVTREQWERA; this is translated from the coding sequence ATGGTTCGCCTGGCTCCAATTTCTCGTCGTGAATTCATCCGGAGAATGCTCGCACTTGGATTTGACGGCCCTTTCGCGGGTGGCAATCACGAATTTTTGATTCGTGATGAACGGAGGCTGATTCTTCCCAATCCGCATCAAGGAGAAATCAGTGTCGCCCTGTTGACGAGGCTGCTGCGTCAGGCAGGTGTAACTCGTGAACAATGGGAACGGGCGTGA
- the nuoF gene encoding NADH-quinone oxidoreductase subunit NuoF: MSFAEIQQQARRNWERFQSGETPRVLVGAATCGRAAGAMDVIRAFRETQAADPALASVEIQEVGCLGMCYAEPLVEIRGPAADRVLYENVTPAMVPDLVQEHLRQGRPISKNALCRMPDGQQGKLQDEIPLFTDLPMIRHQLRVVVRNCGFIDPSDIDHYIARGGYSGIARAMETGPDAVIEDVKLSGLRGRGGAGFPTGLKWSFARKAQGDVKYVICNADEGDPGAFMDRSVLEGDPHAVLEGLLIAGYAIGANQGYVYCRAEYPLALERLRTAIDQMRDKGFLGENILGSGFAFDVTIKMGAGAFVCGEETSLMQSIEGRRGMPRSRPPFPANAGLFGKPTNINNVETLAAVSAILEKGGAWYAAIGTEKSKGTKTFSLAGKITRTGLIEVPMGISLRTIIEDIGGGVLDGKKFKAVQTGGPSGGCVSAKHYDLPVDYEHLAQVGSIMGSGGMIVIDEESCMVDVAKYFLGFTENESCGKCVPCRMGTQHLLRLLTAITEGRGAEDDLETVRKIGDTMKKASLCGLGQTAPNPALTTLNAFMDEYLVHIRDHKCPAGVCKALISFSIDPKACTGCMACAKVCPVEAVSGTKKQPHAIDQQICIRCGACRSACKFGAVRVE; this comes from the coding sequence ATGAGCTTCGCCGAAATCCAGCAACAAGCCCGCCGAAACTGGGAACGATTTCAAAGCGGCGAAACGCCTCGGGTGCTGGTGGGCGCGGCCACCTGCGGCCGGGCCGCCGGGGCCATGGACGTGATCCGGGCCTTTCGCGAAACCCAAGCCGCGGATCCGGCCTTGGCTTCCGTGGAGATTCAGGAAGTGGGCTGTCTGGGCATGTGCTACGCCGAACCCCTGGTGGAAATCCGCGGGCCGGCGGCAGACCGAGTGCTTTACGAAAACGTGACCCCGGCCATGGTTCCCGATCTGGTTCAGGAACATCTGCGCCAGGGCCGTCCGATTTCGAAAAACGCCCTTTGCCGGATGCCGGACGGACAACAAGGCAAGCTTCAGGACGAAATCCCATTGTTCACCGACCTGCCCATGATCCGCCATCAGCTCCGGGTGGTGGTCCGCAACTGCGGGTTCATCGATCCCTCGGATATCGACCATTATATCGCCCGGGGCGGGTATTCCGGTATTGCCCGGGCCATGGAAACGGGGCCGGACGCGGTCATCGAGGACGTCAAGCTTTCCGGCCTGCGCGGCCGGGGCGGGGCCGGCTTTCCCACGGGCCTGAAGTGGAGCTTCGCCCGCAAGGCCCAGGGGGACGTGAAGTACGTGATCTGCAACGCGGACGAAGGCGACCCCGGCGCGTTCATGGACCGCTCCGTGCTGGAAGGCGACCCGCACGCCGTGCTGGAAGGGCTGCTCATCGCCGGTTACGCCATCGGCGCGAACCAGGGCTACGTCTACTGCCGGGCCGAATACCCCTTGGCCCTGGAACGGTTGCGCACGGCCATCGACCAGATGCGGGACAAGGGCTTTTTGGGCGAGAACATTCTCGGTTCCGGCTTCGCCTTTGACGTGACCATCAAGATGGGCGCCGGGGCCTTTGTCTGCGGCGAAGAGACGTCCCTGATGCAAAGTATCGAGGGACGCCGAGGCATGCCCCGTTCCCGCCCGCCCTTCCCGGCCAACGCCGGATTGTTCGGCAAGCCCACGAACATCAACAACGTGGAGACCCTGGCCGCGGTTTCGGCGATCCTGGAAAAGGGCGGCGCGTGGTATGCCGCGATCGGCACGGAAAAGAGCAAAGGCACCAAGACCTTCTCCCTGGCTGGAAAAATCACCCGCACCGGGCTGATCGAGGTGCCCATGGGCATCAGCCTGCGCACCATCATTGAGGACATCGGGGGCGGGGTCCTGGACGGCAAAAAATTCAAGGCCGTGCAGACCGGAGGCCCCTCCGGAGGGTGCGTGTCCGCCAAACACTACGACCTGCCCGTGGACTACGAACACTTGGCCCAGGTGGGGTCGATCATGGGTTCCGGCGGGATGATCGTCATTGACGAGGAATCGTGCATGGTGGACGTGGCCAAGTATTTTCTGGGCTTCACCGAAAACGAGTCCTGCGGCAAGTGCGTACCCTGCCGCATGGGCACCCAGCATCTGCTGCGCCTGCTCACCGCGATCACCGAAGGCCGCGGCGCGGAGGACGACCTGGAAACGGTCCGCAAGATCGGCGACACCATGAAAAAGGCCTCCCTCTGCGGCCTGGGCCAGACCGCCCCCAATCCGGCTCTGACCACGCTCAACGCCTTCATGGACGAATACCTGGTCCACATCCGGGACCACAAATGCCCAGCCGGAGTCTGCAAGGCCCTGATCAGCTTTTCCATCGATCCCAAAGCCTGCACCGGCTGCATGGCCTGCGCCAAGGTCTGCCCCGTGGAGGCCGTCTCCGGAACCAAAAAGCAGCCCCACGCCATTGATCAGCAGATATGCATCCGCTGCGGCGCCTGCCGCAGTGCCTGCAAGTTCGGCGCGGTGCGGGTGGAGTAG